The nucleotide sequence TCTGTTGATTTGTGACGCAACGTGATGATTTTCCATTGTTGCCATTGTTGTGGTTGTTGCTATAGACGATGATGGGAATGCTCTTTTAAAAGCTGACTTGACCCTATCGGCATCCTCTTATGATTCAGGCGCTAAGGTGACGTCATTGTGTGTGGATGACGTCATATAATTCATGAGTCGATAACTAACTCACCTGGCAATTGTCTTGTGGGAAAAGCTCTAACCCAGGGATgaccaagtccggtcctcgagagcacacatccagtctgttttctataactccctccaccaacacacctgaatcaaataatcaggatcagTATcaggcttctggacagctttctGATCAGtatatcatttgattcaggtttgGAAGAGGAGTGAGATATAGAAAACATACTAGATAGGGGCTCTCaaggactggacttggccacccttgCTGCAACCAGTGTTGGTGAACTGACTAGTTGGGTGATAGAAATTACTCAAATTTAAGGACATTTGCACGGCACAGTCCCCGGAGACTAGACTTAACTTAATTAGGATAGATATTTAGGTATAAAGGATATAAGATGTGAGTTTTCTTTgggttctccagtttcctcccacattccaaagacatgcgtggtaggcaaattggacactttaaattgccactaggtgcAGGAgagtgaatggttatttgtctccttgtgccctgcgattggctggccaccaattcagggtgtcccccacttctggcccaaagtcagctgggatgggctccagccaagcaaagcagtttagaaaatgagatgagatgagaagtcAGCTTCTTAGATCTCAGGCCATTGTTGAAAGCAAAAGAAATGAAAGTAATGGCTGGAGTGAATATACAGCACGTGTTTTGTGTATTGAGACATTCCTTTCATCACACCTTAAACACACTGACGTGCGACCTTTGAGCGGCCCTATCAAAGTGCAACCACAGGTGGAGAGAAACGCACACGTGCACACCCCAACACACGCATAAGCAAACAAAGTTTTCAAAGAACAGGTAACACAAATCGGGAAGTGACGCTTCATCTGCTAGCCTTGTGTTTGTTTCAGTTGGATGTGTGGATTGGAGTGCTTAGAATGTTAATAGGTCCATTAAGCCGAGAGTccaacgtgtgtgtgtgtgtggatgtgcgtGTATGTAATATTTACCATGTATGAAATCCGAGTATGAGTGTCTATGCTTTTACTCACTGTTGGTTTAGGTTATCTAATAAGTAAAGACCAAAACAATGTTTCAGAGTTCTAGTCAAAGTAGAAAGGAGAGGTTCTAGTCTTGAGAGGAGGCATACATTGAGAAGATGTTGTTCCAGAATAAAGGTTCTAATCTAATATTAAGGTAAGGTTTGTAATAGTGAGGGAGTGTTGGTAATGCTTACGGAAGAAAAGGTGCTTTTCCTATGAGAAGGTTTTAGACACGAGGTGAAACCCCCAATCATTGGGTGAAATTTAAGTTTCAGAAGAAAGTTAAACTCACAAGAGGTTCTAATCCACAGAGAAAAGTCTACTTTCAAAAGAAGATTTTACTCCCatgtgagaaaataaaaatggagtaCATTTGCAGAAAAGTAACTGTTTATGAAAGAAGAGTTTAGTCCTGTGAGAAAGAACTAGCAGACTGAGAATATTTAAACTCCAGAGAATGTTCCTTTCCTGAGGTTTTGCTCTAGAGAAAACGTGCACGACTTAAGAGAAGTACTGATTCCCAGATGTTCAAGATGAAGAGATATAGACTTTAATCAGATCATTTCACTATCAAGACGTTTTAGTCCCAATAGAAGTGTGTATTTACCACAAAAATGTTCTTCCGTTGGCATAATGATTTACAACCCCAATTCCAATTAAACATGAATAATCACAGAATATaagaatttctttcattttttccaaCCTTTTTGGAATTTCTAGACAGAATTCCAGTCAAGAAGGTACTTATTTTGATAGAAGATTCAATTCCCCAACATGGCACTTGTCTTCTGAGAAGAGTTTTTTGCCCAGAGAGAAGGTATCAGTCTTACAGTAGAACACCTTCGACCTTCAAGAGAGGGCTGTTATTTTAAAAGGTGTTAATCAAAAGAGAAGGTAGCTCCCGAGAGAAGTTCCCAGTTGTCACACAAGGTTCTAATTTTGAGCAAAGATTCCCTTCAGGAGAATGTTCTATTTCTCAGAGAAGGTTCCCAGGGTTAAGTGAAGATAGGTTTCTCCTGAGAATGTACTAGTCTGAAGACAAATTTGCCTctcaaaaaatgtttgtccTTAGAAAATCAAATGACTGTCActcaaaaaaattgacatttatataatatttactaACCTGTTTTCAGCTCGGCCGCAATGTCTAAAAACACGGTGAAGAAGCTGCACTGGCGCTCAAAGGTAGGCATCACAATAAGCTAGCAGCCATTTTTACTATGGCTAACCCACAGGTAATGGCCGCCCGTCCTCCACACAGGTGCAGGAGGGCTTCGTGCCGTTAGGTGGAAGCTCCGGGGAGCTGGGGCTGGCCATCGGGGGCGGCGCCGACTATGGAGAATTCCCCTTTGTGACAGTGGCCCCCGGGGGCGGGGCCACCGTGGGGGACATCATCTTGGAGATAGGCGGCACACCCGTGCTGGGAATGACGCTGGGAGATGTCCGAGGCGTCCTCAACTCCTGTCCTCACCCGATTAGGATCAAGACCGTCTCACCAGGTGATccattcaaatgacttttcattTTGCTGCAGCTAACTCAAAGTGCTTGCATCTACCATTATATATTTcaattgaaaagaaagaaaatactgtAGCACTCAACAAtattatacagtggtacttttGAGATAGAAGTTTGATGTACTGcgttcgtatgtcgatttactcgtatctcaaatccacGTTTCCCAtacaaatgaactaaatacaaattagtttgttcccaccctctgaaaaaaacaccaaaaacaggatactaTCTACTaacagtaacaaataactataataatataataattatgGTGTTTAATATGCTTCTCCAAACGCACGTATTAGCGAGCCAGCTCAGTTACGCATACACTactcatgtttttcgattatttcatgcttaatatcaattgtcatcatacaccttTTCTTCGGACTACCCTTCATTGTACTGGCTTGCTTTGGATCCGTTGTGTTTCCCTTtatttctgcactgactaatgcaaaaaaaataaaaaacggaaaaaaattaaaccctccgcccagtgctcgtgcAGATGTTTGCATCAAATGCTCGTATCTAAAGAAAAtggtctcgtatctcaaggtaaacatttgctcggaattttactcgtaactcaaattcctcgtatctcgaaataTTACTGTACTTCATAAAACCACGCTGTAATCATATCATGAAGCCAATGTAAAGAATGATGTagtttttgccagatttttgcGACTGTTTGGTGTCTATCTAGCTAATTATTGTGGCTATTGACTATGACATGGCTGCGTTTGTGTGAGTCACAGGTGCATCTCTGTGTAAAGATCTCCGCTTATACCTCAGTAAGTGTTTCACACCAACTTCCATGGACAGCCAGCTGCAGCAGCTCATCCGAGAGAACCTTTATCTGCGTGCCGTACCCTGTGAgcgcacacacatgcaaattACAGGATGGCCGCCTTGCTTTGTGGTGGTGACATCACATTTCCACTCGGCAGGTACAACCCGGCAGCCTCGCGATGGGGAAATCAGCGGTGTCGACTACAACTTCGTGTCCATCGAGGAGTTCTTCTCCTTGGAGGAGTCGGGGGCGCTATTGGAAAGCGGAAAGTTCAAAGGTAAAATACTCAATCTTTGGTGACCTTCATAAGATCCAACTCTGAATTTTTAAACTGAATCACAAAGGTTTCGAGAGGGTCACTATAtagtacttttgtttttgtgctcAAATAagctatgtttgttttttgatagTTCTTTCACGTGCCCATCTTTTGCATTCATCTTTTTAGGTTAGAATGAAGCTGACAGAGATTTAGCCTAATGATCATAGCTGTGTTCTTTTTGCAAGAGTTTTATTCATAGATTAACAATACCCATTCCTGAAAAATTACCATGACAACCAAACTTAGCCAAGAATAAACCAACCATAAGTATATTCAGATGATAACCCAACATATttatgttatatttatttatagtatTTATGTCGACACAAAACTCTACTGCTAGCAATTCTATTAAATAATGAAGCCAGACGGAACGCCATTGAAAACATGTATGAGAAAAATTCTAAAGACTTGAAATTCACTGACTTAATGGCTGACTCTTTCATAGGCAACTATTATGGGACACCCCGCCCAGTTCACATAGGCCCAGACAGTCCACCAATAACATACCAGGAGCATCGTAACCTACTCCGGAACTTCAGGACCAGAAGCAAATCACTCAGCAACCTGGAAAAAACTGTAGAAGAAGACAACAGCGAAGAGGACAGTGGCCTGTCTGGTATGTATAGTCTACATGAGTCGCGATAACATAATTCCTTTTTGCGACTTTCAGAGTTGCGCTTGAAAAAAGAGACACGAAATCCATCACCTGTCTTCCAGCAGGGTCAGCCGGAGCCCCACCCACCATGCTTCCCTTGAGCCATACCTGGGGAGAATCTTTGGCGGGGACCGGCGGCGGCGAAGCAATGGAAAACGGAGGAAGGGGAGCGGGACGAGGACGAGCTCCCACGGCGGACGCGTGGGAGATGGCCTTCGGGAACGGCGACCACAACTTTTACGTTGAGTGAGTCATATCGCCATCgcagcatgcatgcatgcactgAGAAGATGGAAATATTCACCAGGACCATGTCTGCCAGTCACGTGTCAAAGGCCAGACAGGATCTTCGTACTCACAACAAAGAGGCCATTTCCAGCCCAGGAGAACGTGAGTCTCTGACATAAtgcatttcagattttatgggAATTGTTCCACCTGTTATGTTGCCACTTTGCATTTGATGCACCCATGAGAAGAACACAAATGGccatcttcaaaataaaatgatgctCTCAGTTCCAGAGTTCACAGATCAGCCAAATCAGCTGGAAGGCTTTTCCGTACACACTCGTCTCTCCAAAGGGCCGCGAGGCTTCGGCTTCAACATCGTGGGAGGAAGTCGAGCTCGGGAGTTCCTGCAAGTGTACAGTGTCACGCCCGGAGGACCGCCCGCCCTCCACCAAGGTATGTCCATCCATCGCTCAGAGCACAGCGCCTaatacaggggtagggaacctatggctcgggagccatatgtggctcttttgatgggtgtatatggctctccgcgaacctgtgtggtaaaatatgggaaccgctggtgagagtCCTCTCTGGTACTGTGGGaccaaaactatctctagcgcctttttaaatcatattttttcttctttagactcttctgcatgcatcttctcattgatactcattgattagcaacagtgaaataatcctctcaaaagaattcagactttttttactttcaaagtgttgaattgaataataaatgctcacattttcatgtattttgacttttaaattctgagtatggctctcaaggaataatgtttgaaaatatgaattgtttttggctctctttgtcaaaaaggttcccgacccctggaaTACGTAGGCGCTGTCAATCATGCTCATGTGACTGAGAGCTTTTACTTGTTCTAAAGACAGAGATTTAAATAGAGAGGATTATGTTTAATTCTCATGACCCTCTAATCCATACACACATAGACACccacacaaaatacacactgaTACACATTTACCTACACTTTGCACTAGATATTTTTCTCTTTGGGACTAGCATCATACGTTTAACAAGATTCCGAATTAAACCTCTTTTGACCCATCCACATTCCATAGCCGACATCCTGGTGTACATCAATGACCTGTGCGTGCTGGGTCGCTCGCACAAAGAAGTGGTGGAGATGCTCAAAACAGTTCCCATGGGTCAGAGCGTGGATGTGGTTCTGAGGCGAGGCTATCCCATGCTGTACAACCCGGACGGATGTCCCAAACACACATTAGACacggtatctttttttttttgtcctttatcTTTACTTTCTCCCTAATTATATCACACTTCCCCTTATTAACACTTAAAAAAGTACGAGTTCAATGTTGCCACAATAACACTATTTGTTACATTCTATCAAGCCATGTTTATCATTTGTTACAATGTTAACATGTAAATCTGAGTATAGCAAAACTCCCACCCATCAGCCACAGACTCCTCCAGCTAACCACCAGCGTGGACCACTAACCTACAGCCATGTGCAGGATGCCACCAGCGGCGGGTCAGGTCAGCAGACACTAGACACTTTTGTCATCCATcattttcaactcaaatttttGGGGCGTTTGGGgaacagatggtgtttttttttttttgcacaatgtcCTCACAAAAAGAACTGTAATTCAAGTTCAGTTGTATCCCATACTGAATTTGGGGCTCCTATTGATGATgtagccatctttttttgttccttttctttttcGTGAAAAGCCGGAAAGACATGAAAAGCTTTTTTCGACCTGTTTTTCATCCTctgtttattgtcattacaggGCCGTCCTATTCAGAGCCATTAACCAATGGCGTAGTAGGCCCGCCAACTCCCACTTCCTCTGAAATCCCCATGGGCCTCCCCGCACCTTCTTCCGAGAGGATGTCATCCAATCATAGCAACTCTGACGGGAGCACTCGGAGGTGAGCTAATGTCTTCGCATCGTCACCTCAAGTCACCTTTCCCAAGGCATTCAGGAAAAATTCTTACATCTCCAATCCAAACAAAAATACGTAACCACAAACCTTAAAAGCTCAATTCCTGATGCCATTGTCCTGTAAGGACATACAAATAGCCCCCAACTCTGATTCAAGGGTACAAATCGCATTCTGAAAAGCACTGTCAACCTTCTCCTTCTCACAGGTCCTCTGTGATTGGATACAATAGTAGCACCCTCCCCACCCGCTCCTCGTGCTCCTCCCTCCTCCACCATCAGAGCTCCAAGTCCTCAGAGAGTGACCTGTCCACATCCACCTACCCCGTTGCGTCCTCATCCAAAGTGCACGAGTCCTCGCCACCCGGCGTCCCGGCGCAGCGTCCCCCGATGCCGCAGACCTGCCTGCCACCCACGCCGCCCCGGGAGATGGCGCCCTGCGGCTTCAACGGATGCCCAGCCAATCACCAAGTGCCCTCTCAAACCACCCTAGGAAACGCGGGCTTGGCACTCCCTTTGGGTACAACAGGGTCCTTTCCCCCCGGCGAGCTGGTACCGGTAGCCCTGGAGCGCTGCGAGGGCGGCGGTCTGGGTTTCAGCATAACAGCGGGAGGACCGGGGGGTCAGCTGGCTGTAGTTAGGCGGGTCTGGGACCGCAGGCAATGCCCCTCCCTACAGCCGGGGGACGCTGTGGTCAAGATCAACGGTGCTGATGTGCAGAATTTCAAATTCTCTCAGGTCAGAACACTTTAATGGGAAAATAATATTCGGGGTTGTAACTTTGCCATTAATGGTGGCTATGTTCCGAACCTTAGGTCCAGAAGATTTTGCAGGATCACTCAAAACAGGGGAATGTGGTTCTGCTTGTGCACAGGCGAGGTACGTCGTTCATCACGCTTGGCGATAATTGGCACACTATTGAACTTTTTTGTCTTCGCCCTCAGCTGCCGCCCCCGCACCTTTGgtcacgcctaatttatacaagcccctcccctctcctcATGGTCTCACAAGTGGGGCGTCCCACCCTTCGGCTTCTACCGATTTGCCTTCCCCGTCCTCGCGTGCCTTGGTGGGAGGCGTTCCCCCACTTTGCCAGGCTGGTTTGGCCATGGAGGCCCCAGCGGGGGGGCATCGCCCAGTAGCAGGTGATAGACTCTGTGACTTTGGACTCTCTGGCCAATTAATTCAAGTTTATTTATAgagtgttttggatttttttttgattttgtgtttgtttgtttagcaGGGACCCCTCAAAGCCAAACTCCCAATGGGCCCCCCACCACGGGCCTCATCCAAAGCACCAGCTTCCTGGATTCGGTTCCTGTCACCTTGACCTTGGAGCCTCGTGACCTACAGGGTGTGGAGGAGAGCGCTGGGGGGCTAGTCAGGGGGGCAGTCGCCAAGGAAACCAGGGAGGGGAAGAAGGTAGAGGTGGAGCTGTCCAGGCGGCCCGGCGAAGGCTTCGGATTTGTCATCGCATCCCAAGAAATCAACCGTGGAGGTGGGTtgctttcaatgttttttttcatctagaAAAGAAATACTAAACAATCTGTTAAACGATGGAAAACACAAGGGATGATAAATGACAGAGGTGTCGTTATCAAGCTTGTTTTCATGATCATATTTTGTTACCTCACAAATAAATGTACCACTGGGAGATTGCACTCATCGCATCATTATTGCTAATTGCCCCCTCATCACATTCGTAATGTTGTAACATTGTGCTGAATGTTGTTTTTGCCATGTTAGGTcacctttttattgccatttgaTAGCTTTCCTTTTTGCTTGTACACAACTTATGACCTCTATGTTATTATTGCGACTTGTGCTTTACGGTTGAAGTTTGATGTCGCTATCCCACTTCTTGTTACATTGTTTCTCCCCAAGTAACAGAAACAATGACCTTTTGTTCTATGAGTTGTTTTTTGGGACTCaaagagtgagtgtgtgagagtcAGGTGCTTGGCACTGAGGTTGGCCTTAGTTTCGGGGGGCGTGTACTCACTGcttcatgcacacacacacacacggacactgACAATCTGTGTGTGAGTCCCACCCACCAGTGCAAGCACAGCCCCCACGGGCGAGTGGTTTCCCCTCATCTGAAATACTTGGCTGCTGTCTGGCACTCgacacgcatgcacacacacctaAAAAGGTTCTTGTTGAAGATGTTGGAGCGACTGCAATCTGTTCTCAAGAGGGTCAAGGACTCTAAATGTAAGTGATTTTGTGTTGGTGTGCATGTGTAATTTTCTATGTGCTGCTGGCGAGGCTTGAAACTGACTAGAGATCATCGGATAGTATCAAAGTGGTCTCATTTCTGAGGTTAGGTGTTTGAATTTGAGCTTTGgtctttgcgtgtgtgtgtgtgtggcatctGCATGCTCTCCTTGGATTGAAACTAACCTGATTGTGAACGACACATCCCTGGCTGAGGAGGACTTCTAAATTATGTGATGAAGAACATTGGCGAGTGATGTCTTACTTTGCAATTATTGGCTGACCTTGATTGATGGGAATATACCTTTTACTTGGAGGAAGGAAAAGTATCACCCATAGGCTGCAGAGTGCAGAATTCCTTTCACTCTAATGTTTACCCATTGTACAAATAtgtaaatactactactattatagccaaaggctaatttccatgTTTAGTCCTTTGTCTGCTTGTTATagcaaatacttttttaatgCTCACAGTAATAACCTAGCACATGAACAATTTCTGGTCACTTAGTATGATATATATCggccggtggagcgagtggttagcatgtccgcctcacagctctggggtcatgggtttaaatccatgccatgtccacctgtgtggagtttgcatgttctccacgggcctgcgtgggtttcctccgggtactccggtacttcccacataccaaaaacatgcacggtaggctgattggacactaaattgtttTACATCCATTTgatgtattattaaaaaaacaactgcatcACTACAATGCGATTGGTTGTAAATAATACATCACAAATGTGATTATTTCACTATTAACTACACTAATGACAGTAGTTTTTGAACTGGGCAGAGTTGCATTGAATGTTCTGATTGGACGTAAACTTTTCTCCGCATCAGTAcagaatatccttttttttaaccccaccCCTTTTGactttgacattgttttttttttactcttgacCTGGCACATGTGTCTGTTTTGAAAGTCAAATGTGGCCCTTGAGCTGAAATGTTTGCCCAGCCCTGCTTTAACAGTCGGTGAGTcatccacaaacacacacacacgaaagtGAAATCATCCTAACATGAGTTACTTTTTAATGACCTTGCTCCATTTTCTTACTTTGTTTGCGCTCGAAATCATCAAATTGTAGAATTGCGCCACGTATCATCGTGTCAGCGTACTTTTGGGCAGCTGCGTGCCAACTACGCAAGTGGGTCACAAGTACCGAGAGGTTCAAACATTCCAGAGTGCTGATAAGATGATGAAGAATTCATCTTTTATTTACTGACTTTCTGCATTTTTTATCAGGAGCAAACATCCTCAGATGAACCCCGCTGACAGCCGCTAGCTAGGGTAACCAGAGAAACTGCTTTGTCCTAATTTTTGCAAAAATGCACTTGCTGTCTCAGCTCTGGACAATTGGTGCAGGATTTTCAGTCATGTTTTTTGccctatttttagatttagtgAGTTGTTCTATGCAGAGTGGTGCTGTCAGTCCAGATCGAGTCAGCTCTCCAGCTTTCGTGTTGCTCAACGGCGCGACGGCaacactttgctttttttttttttactttgctcCCTTGGTGTCGGAGATAGCGATATAGGGCGctcagtttattttaattttttggtgttcGCTCAACGTTTGAAGCTTGTGTGAATAATTCAGTTTTCTTAATTGCTgctttgtcaaaaatacattagcATTAAAGATAGGCGGCTAAGAGCTCAACACTGTTGAGCTCTTAGCCGCCTATCTTTaatgctaaaataataataatttaaaaaaaaatgttataatagtAAATTCCCCTGACATTGTTTTGGACCAATTTATACCAAAATGTGTTGACTCGACACATTTTGGTATACATTTTGTCCAGAACAATGTAAGGGGAATTTACTATTATaacatttaattgtttttgttttatttatttttttagaatctCACATAAGCCTCCTTGGTCAGGATTTCACTATATATTACATTAATGGACATTTTGAGGCTTTAGAAATTTACATTTAACTCCTAGGCTGCTagtgaccggcgaccaaacattcggcgaccaaacgtccgagcaccctagTGAccataaggctttttattaaaaaaagaaatagaccATACATAGTAAGGCTATTATTTTCAAAGATTGGACCTCTGGACAAATTGACGGCATTCAGATCCTGTCTGTCCACGCATCACCATTAACTCCTCCCACTATCCCCAGCTCCGTCCCAATCCACCATGTCCCATCGCTTTGTGACGGTGCGGCGTGGCAGCCCGGCGGCCCGTAGCGGCCTCATCCAGCCCGGAGACCAGCTGGACGCCGTGGAGGGACGGCGGGTGGCGTCCCTGCACCACCGAGACCTGGCCCAGATCCTGAGAAGGGCGGGCAACACACTTAAGCTGAGCGTGACACCGCGAGCGCGTGAGTCGCACGCCAACATTTTTCACAAGTCACAATTCCACCTTTGGATGTCAATGGCCAATGCAGACTTTTTGTTGTCCAACACAGCGTCAGAAGGAGCTGAGGTGGAAATCGACAAGCACTTCACCAAGGGATGCAGAGGGAGAGCTAAGGTATCACGTCCTTTCATCATAGAAAGAAATGGATGTATGGGAATGGCACTTTCGGAGAGACTGAACTTTTGTATCAGAATTTTTGGGGTGAAATTTGACCTTCAGATTACACACAAATGGACTTAATTGCCCCACAATGCTTCCAGGGGAGGCAAATTCCATTGAAAATCCAAAGTCCTTTTGTTGACCAAAAGCTGCTTCTGGGATTAAACAAAACAAGCTATTGTAGCAGTCAACCCATTCATTCACTGAGCGATAGTCTCAGTGTCAGTCACGTTGATTGCACTGTTGTTTGTGCGCATCAGAATGAGTCCAGGTTCTACAGAGTGGATCTGGAGCGAGGCCCAACAGGTTTCGGTTTCTCCCTG is from Stigmatopora nigra isolate UIUO_SnigA chromosome 1, RoL_Snig_1.1, whole genome shotgun sequence and encodes:
- the LOC144194209 gene encoding membrane-associated guanylate kinase, WW and PDZ domain-containing protein 3-like isoform X2, with amino-acid sequence MSKNTVKKLHWRSKVQEGFVPLGGSSGELGLAIGGGADYGEFPFVTVAPGGGATVGDIILEIGGTPVLGMTLGDVRGVLNSCPHPIRIKTVSPGASLCKDLRLYLSKCFTPTSMDSQLQQLIRENLYLRAVPCTTRQPRDGEISGVDYNFVSIEEFFSLEESGALLESGKFKGNYYGTPRPVHIGPDSPPITYQEHRNLLRNFRTRSKSLSNLEKTVEEDNSEEDSGLSGSAGAPPTMLPLSHTWGESLAGTGGGEAMENGGRGAGRGRAPTADAWEMAFGNGDHNFYVDHVSKARQDLRTHNKEAISSPGELPEFTDQPNQLEGFSVHTRLSKGPRGFGFNIVGGSRAREFLQVYSVTPGGPPALHQADILVYINDLCVLGRSHKEVVEMLKTVPMGQSVDVVLRRGYPMLYNPDGCPKHTLDTPQTPPANHQRGPLTYSHVQDATSGGSGPSYSEPLTNGVVGPPTPTSSEIPMGLPAPSSERMSSNHSNSDGSTRRSSVIGYNSSTLPTRSSCSSLLHHQSSKSSESDLSTSTYPVASSSKVHESSPPGVPAQRPPMPQTCLPPTPPREMAPCGFNGCPANHQVPSQTTLGNAGLALPLGTTGSFPPGELVPVALERCEGGGLGFSITAGGPGGQLAVVRRVWDRRQCPSLQPGDAVVKINGADVQNFKFSQVQKILQDHSKQGNVVLLVHRRAAAPAPLVTPNLYKPLPSPHGLTSGASHPSASTDLPSPSSRALVGGVPPLCQAGLAMEAPAGGHRPVAAGTPQSQTPNGPPTTGLIQSTSFLDSVPVTLTLEPRDLQGVEESAGGLVRGAVAKETREGKKVEVELSRRPGEGFGFVIASQEINRGAPSQSTMSHRFVTVRRGSPAARSGLIQPGDQLDAVEGRRVASLHHRDLAQILRRAGNTLKLSVTPRAPSEGAEVEIDKHFTKGCRGRAKNESRFYRVDLERGPTGFGFSLRGGSEYNMGLYVLGLMDGGPAQCSNKMQVSDQLVEINGDSTSGMTHSQAVEQIRRGGHRIHLVLKKGNGYVPDYGPEVESSSSSSLTEEQEVPAVMVMAGSRSPQRRKGAEGAKPKPRQGRRGPVGPPGLDLDLVEEEARRRRKERGEEKGKRRREQESKMREEKTERVEEEEEEDSQQAAFSFLMPRDERQSDSQSENSQSGASVASDWRKPGVRHEVVRGLPWLEPSPQRLTQVLIGSRLSERGGLLGGLAL
- the LOC144194209 gene encoding membrane-associated guanylate kinase, WW and PDZ domain-containing protein 3-like isoform X4, producing the protein MSKNTVKKLHWRSKVQEGFVPLGGSSGELGLAIGGGADYGEFPFVTVAPGGGATVGDIILEIGGTPVLGMTLGDVRGVLNSCPHPIRIKTVSPGASLCKDLRLYLSKCFTPTSMDSQLQQLIRENLYLRAVPCTTRQPRDGEISGVDYNFVSIEEFFSLEESGALLESGKFKGNYYGTPRPVHIGPDSPPITYQEHRNLLRNFRTRSKSLSNLEKTVEEDNSEEDSGLSAGSAGAPPTMLPLSHTWGESLAGTGGGEAMENGGRGAGRGRAPTADAWEMAFGNGDHNFYVDHVSKARQDLRTHNKEAISSPGELPEFTDQPNQLEGFSVHTRLSKGPRGFGFNIVGGSRAREFLQVYSVTPGGPPALHQADILVYINDLCVLGRSHKEVVEMLKTVPMGQSVDVVLRRGYPMLYNPDGCPKHTLDTPQTPPANHQRGPLTYSHVQDATSGGSGPSYSEPLTNGVVGPPTPTSSEIPMGLPAPSSERMSSNHSNSDGSTRRSSVIGYNSSTLPTRSSCSSLLHHQSSKSSESDLSTSTYPVASSSKVHESSPPGVPAQRPPMPQTCLPPTPPREMAPCGFNGCPANHQVPSQTTLGNAGLALPLGTTGSFPPGELVPVALERCEGGGLGFSITAGGPGGQLAVVRRVWDRRQCPSLQPGDAVVKINGADVQNFKFSQVQKILQDHSKQGNVVLLVHRRAAAPAPLVTPNLYKPLPSPHGLTSGASHPSASTDLPSPSSRALVGGVPPLCQAGLAMEAPAGGHRPVAAGTPQSQTPNGPPTTGLIQSTSFLDSVPVTLTLEPRDLQGVEESAGGLVRGAVAKETREGKKVEVELSRRPGEGFGFVIASQEINRGAPSQSTMSHRFVTVRRGSPAARSGLIQPGDQLDAVEGRRVASLHHRDLAQILRRAGNTLKLSVTPRAPSEGAEVEIDKHFTKGCRGRAKNESRFYRVDLERGPTGFGFSLRGGSEYNMGLYVLGLMDGGPAQCSNKMQVSDQLVEINGDSTSGMTHSQAVEQIRRGGHRIHLVLKKGNGYVPDYVELSSLSLCMTNSKQGEPCFYVIGRTENLRP